One window of Candidatus Nanopelagicales bacterium genomic DNA carries:
- the rdgB gene encoding RdgB/HAM1 family non-canonical purine NTP pyrophosphatase has product MSRIVLATRNPHKVAEVERILTAAGAPIDLVGIDDLPPAIPDVAETGSTFAENALLKARAVAATAGLPAIADDSGLCVDALNGMPGVLSARWAGSHGDDQANLDLVLDQLADVPAGRRGAQFVCVVALAQPNGDAETFTGSVVGTLTKQRRGKGGFGYDPVFVPEGYSVTTAEMSASEKDAISHRGMALRALAAGMSAG; this is encoded by the coding sequence ATGTCTCGCATCGTCCTGGCTACGCGCAACCCACACAAGGTGGCCGAGGTCGAGCGAATACTGACGGCTGCCGGTGCTCCAATTGACCTCGTCGGGATTGATGATTTGCCACCGGCGATTCCCGATGTGGCCGAGACCGGATCCACCTTCGCCGAGAACGCGCTGCTCAAGGCACGGGCGGTCGCCGCGACCGCCGGTTTGCCAGCGATCGCCGACGACTCCGGCCTCTGTGTCGACGCACTCAACGGGATGCCAGGAGTGCTCTCCGCTCGGTGGGCTGGCAGCCACGGTGATGACCAGGCCAACCTTGACCTCGTCCTCGACCAATTAGCCGACGTGCCAGCCGGGCGCAGGGGTGCGCAGTTCGTCTGTGTTGTTGCACTCGCGCAACCCAATGGCGATGCCGAGACGTTCACGGGTTCAGTGGTCGGCACGCTGACGAAGCAGCGACGCGGGAAAGGCGGGTTCGGCTACGACCCCGTGTTCGTCCCCGAGGGCTACTCAGTCACCACGGCGGAGATGTCAGCTAGTGAAAAGGACGCGATCAGTCATCGTGGGATGGCGTTGAGGGCTCTGGCTGCCGGGATGAGCGCTGGTTAG